From the genome of Brassica oleracea var. oleracea cultivar TO1000 chromosome C4, BOL, whole genome shotgun sequence:
AGAAGAACTCACGAGAAAAAAAGTGCCCGGTTCACTAGTCAAACATGCATTGTAACAAGTCTCGTTCCAACGAAGAAGACTTAGCCAGAAGACGACTCCCTGTGAAGCTCATTTGCTAACTAACATAGTATCACAAGTGAAGTGAGCACCGTCAACAGGAAAAGCAAAAGACCTCAGCCGATTTTCTACAAAAGAATCCACAATTTCCTGTGCTTGAATAGGACGAGAGGCTGAAAATAGAATCACTTAAGGATACAGCACCAGATATTTTTCCCCTTTGTAGCTGCAACTTCTTGAACAAAGATTAATCATTTCTGTTCAATACTTTCCATATACCAAGGGTCAAATCTCCAGGTGAGGTATTACGCAATAGACAGGACACAGTGTGACTAGTAGAAAGCAAAGGAACGACGCAATTTTGAATAAAGAAAATTTTCCATTGAGATGAGAGAGAACGATAACGGATGTTCAATTTCTTATTAAGATCCGATTTCTAAATAAATGCTAAAAAGACAGAGCAAAACCGTAGCTAATTTCATGGTTGACAATGTACATTTGCAACAAAGACTCAGTATCTCTGCCAAAACTCAGTATACACAGCAAAAGCTAACAATCTTACAACATGTATCTCTGAGTCTTCTTCTGCTGCTGCAGGATCATAACTTCACTCTCTTTCCCCCTTTTGGACGAGAGCATGCTGGACTCAGACATTATCTACCATGTCCAATATTTTCTTTCACACCTCCAAGTCTTGTTCCTCGAAAGACCTCACGGATATTCTCTCTCGGAGAGTAGGCCAGTTTTCGCCAAGCTGTTGTGGATTTAACTCCATGGCCGTTCTAAAATCAAGCAGTGACACAGAGTAATGATGATCTTGCAAACTGTTCTGACTCTGCTGCTTGGTGGACCGAGCTCCGACCAAATCAGTGCAAGATTTGATCAGCTTCTTGAGATAAACGTCCAACATGGCATTCAACGTATTAGCACACTCCATCGAAACACCTTCAAGACCATGTGCTACTGCAATACTCTCCATCCTTTTCCTCACCATCTCTGTCTCCGGTAAGCAACTCACTACGGTTGAAACAGGAACCGTTCTACCACCGACACTAGCTGAACAAAACTGAATCCCTAGAGGTGCGACCAGAGGACTACTCACTGATACATTTACAGCTCCAAGATTTTTACTTGGGCCAAGAAACTCACCTTCTCTTCCATATCTGCCTGATATTTGATCATCAAACCGACTCAAATCACCGTTTCCTAAACCGACATTACTACAAACTGGCTGTTGCAACATATGTTCAACCTTCCCGTTGGACAGAACAGGACCATTCTGATTATTATGGTTAGGGACTAAAGATCCATCTCCTCCACTCTGAACAGGCCTGGCCAGATCTTGAACTGTTGGTGGGGACTTGGAGACAGTTGCGTTTCTCAGGATGGAACGGATCAGCTGGTTGTGTAGAGAGAGATTCTCCCTCCCTAACACCCTGAAACATGACTTATCAAACTCCCTCTTTGCAAGCTTATGACACAGAAACCTACTTAGGTAGTAAAAATACTTTTTAGATCTTTCAACACCAATCTTCTTCACAATATGCCCTTTCAGTTCACCAAGATGAATCCTCTGATCTTGGCAACGTTGCATGATGGCTAATTCCTTGTACACCAAAAACCAAAAAAGAGAACAATGGAGAGTGCCTACACCCAAACGCACTCCCTCAGCTTCTATTTCCCTAACTCTAAAACTGATTCAGTATCAAATTTAAGAACCCTAGCTTTTTGGGTGTCACCCCTCTCTCTCAGATGAAGAAAGAGTGCAAGGAGGAGCCTCTTGCCAACTTCACGAGAACTGCACCCAACAAAGAAAGACCCAACATTGTCAATCTTGCGAATTTTAGTAAAGAGTAAATTGAGATCAGTAATAGAAGTTTTGAAAAGGTCCAAGCTTTGGCAACAGAGCAAAGAGACACGACGAATTGGGTAACCAAAGAAATTAATCGAATTGGACAAGAGAAAGAAGCAATGAGGCGCGAGAGTAAAGCTTGTAAGCAAGAAAAACAAGTGTTTAATCCTAATTTGAATTCTAAGATTGACCAGAAGAATTTCAGACAAAACAGCAGAAGAAGAAGTAACTTATAACCAACCTAATGATTAATTTGCTCGAAACGCCGTATATATATATATATTGATTCAATTCTATCAAAGCCCCAGAATCTTGGGATTTCTCTATTATTGGCCCCGTGGGATTTGAATGTGTTCAAAGCTTTGATCTCACTGCTTACTGAGTTGTTTCCCCAGTTTTCCTTTTTCTGTCTTAATTTGTTTTTTTTTTTTTGTTTTTGGAAATTGTCTACAATATCACTTCTTAATACCATTTTCATGTTTAACCATTTTCCCCTCACTTAAAAAAAACATTTAGCACTCTAAAATTAATTAATCTAGATTTAGAGTTTACATTCGAATGGTATGTATCAATATATAAATAAATATTTAATTTTGTTTTTTTAAATAGTTTTATAAAGAATTTTTGAATTTCAGAAAAAAAAAATCCAAAAAAAGATTCTCCAAACTAATATTTCAAAAAATATTAGTTTAATCATATTAGTCAATATATTCGCAACTGTTTTCTTTTTGATTAAAAAACAGCACGGATGCGGGTTAAATATATTTTTTTGCGGGTCAAGCGGATTAATTTTTTGAATAAAAAAAATGATTCAACCCGCTGCAGAGCGGGTCAGATGGGCATGTTTGACCCATTTCCCAGCACTAACTCAAGGTGAGTAGAGAAATTTTTTGAAAGAGAATATTTTAAAATGTCAAGTTAACGATGTCAATTGTGGATGTTTCGATTATATTGATCTTACTCACACTTTGAATGATATTTTGGTTACATTAGTGATTATCTTTAGTAAAAATTCTACCTTCTTTTCTTTGGGTCCTCCGTGTTCTTCACTTTGTAAACTCGTATGCATTAATAAGTTGTATCGCTGTAATAGTACTATTCAGATATTTGAAATTGAGAAATTGGAATGTATAACTACAAAACAAACCATAATTAAGTAACTAACCAAAAAAAAAAATACATCTATTATTTTTATAATATATACTATATTGTCCTTCGATTATCAACTACCACCACTTATTCTTTGTCACCATTACAATACGATCATCTTCAATTATATAGCCATCACAACCATCACCAAATCTATAATCTATGCTAGATATATGTCGTCTCCGCTTCTGAAATCTGCATACCACGATGTTGTTACGGTCGAGGCTTCCTCGTTTGTCATGTAAGTTTTCGGTAGTACTATGCTATTTGAACAATATGTACTATGTTATTTTGTTTGTTACTATTCTATTTTAATAATACTTCATATTATGTATTGTGTGCATATTTTGATATTTGAGTTAGGGTTTATATTTTCTTGTAGGGTTTAGTGATTAGTGTGTTGTGTTTGGTTTATGGAACGTTTGTGTTGACCTTGGGGTAATCATTACTTCCTTCCATGTAATCATATACATTTTACAATTTGAACATTAATATATACTATGTTATTTCGTTTGTTGCTATTCTATTTTGATAATGCTTCCTATGTACTATGTGTATATTTGATATTGGATTAGGGTTTATATTTCCTTTAAGGGTTTAGTAATTAGTGTTTTGGGTTTAGTTTATGGAAAGTTTGGGTTGACTTTGGAGTAAGCATTACCTCCTTCACTGCAATCATAGACAATTCAAAATTTAAACATTAATATGTACTATGCTATTTCGTTTGTTACTACTCTATTTTAATAATGTTTCATATTATGTACTGTGTGCATATTTTGATATTAGGGTTAAGGTTTATATTTTTTTTTAGGGTTTAGTGATTAGTATTTTGGGTTTAGTTTATGGAAGTTTTGGGTTGATAGGGAATAAGCATTACTTCCACTATTATTAATTTCATTAATATGAACTATACCATATGTAGAATGTTCTATTCTATTTACTCTATTTATCTTCTTCCATAACATTATATCTTTCTCCGACCATCGTAGTCATATTAATCGTTGCATGAAAGATGACTGTTTCTTTTAGATTGACAACCTCTGTTTCATCCGTAACCACTCTTGCCGTAGTGATCATCTTCATAGTCACCGCCATCGTTGGTGCGATAACCAATATCACCGCTCTGATAACTACTACCGCTGCGATCATGCCGCAATAATCACCATATTGATCACAATTCTTTTTTCTTTGACTGGCAACTGATTCAAAAGAAGGATAGAACCGAGAAAATATTGCACAAATGCTATGAGATCTAATAACGTCAAAATCAATGTCATATTATTAATTTGTCGGTGAAATATGGCTACTTCACAGATATTTGCTGAATTTACGCACAGAAGAAAAAACATTGTGAAACACATGTCCTAAAACTTGTATATACTTTTTCTAAATTGGATTTTGTAGAAATTCTAACAAAGACTGGGGCCCTTTCATCACGGGCAAAAACAACTGTGAGACCACATACCCATCCATATATCCTGGACTGACGTCTCTATAAAGTTGTATATAGATCGTCCTCAGTTAGCAGACCAAATCATAATAAGCGACAAGATGTTTCATTTGCTTTCATTCACTCTAGTCCTCCTCTTATTAATTGTAGCTGCTTATCTCCTCCGAGCAAAGCAAAATTTACCACCAAGTCCAAAGGGCTTCCCGGTGATCGGGCACCTTCATTTGCTCAAAGAACCTGTCCACCGTTGCCTACGTGACCTTTCTCAAAGCCTCGGTCCCGTGTTTTCTCTCAGGCTTGGCTCTTGCCGAGCCGTAGTCGTCACGTCATCTTCCGCGGCGGAGGAGTTCTTGTCTCACGAGAACGACGTCGTTTTCGCAAACAGGCCTGTCACTACTATGTATGCATACGTTCTTTACAGCAACACGGCGGTTAGCGTAGCTCCCTACGGAGACCACTGGCGCAACCTCCGCCGTATCTGCACCGCCGAGATCTTCTCCCCCGCTCGTCTCAGAGACTCGCTGGAGATCCGGAGAGACGAAGTGAGGTCTCTGCTTCGGACGATCCAAGCCGCATCATCATCAGGAGGAGGAGGAAACAACTTTGTCCGAGTGGAGCTACGACCGTTGCTTTCAGGGTTCACGTTGAACGTCATCATGAGAATGGTCGCTGGAAAACGATACTACGGCGAGGATAAAGTGAGGGAGCTGATCAGCGAGACGTTCGAGCTCGGAGGGTTTACTTACGTCGGTGACTTTCTTCCGGTTGTGAAGCTGTTTGATTTCGATGGATACGTTAAGAGAGCGAAGAAACTAGGCTCGAAATTGGACAAGTTTCTGCAAGAACTTCTCCACGAACACAGAGGAAAAACAGAGTTCAAGAACACGATGATCACTCATTTGCTAACTCTTCAAGAATCCCAGCCTGAGTACTACACCGACGAGACCATCAAAGGGCTCGTACTGGTTCGTGTTATTTCTTTAAAATATTTATTCGATTTCAATTCGTGTTATTGGAATCATACCTTTTTTTTCTTTCCAGGTGATGTTATTTGCCGGTTCGGAAACAACTTCAGTGACATTAGAGTGGGCTATGTCTAACCTTCTAAATCATCCAGATGTTCTAGCGAAAGTAAAGACGGAACTAAACAACATCGTTTCAAGAGAGGGACGTCTGATGGAAGAATCTGATACGAGCACTTGTACGTATCTCAATAACGTAATTTCAGAGACTCTTCGTTTGTATCCTGCAGCGCCATTGCTGATCCCACACGCATCGTCCCGTGACTGCAAAGTTGCTGGGTATGACATTCCACGTGGCACATGGCTATTCATCAACGCATGGGCCATTCAGCGAGATCCAAAAGTGTGGGATGAGCCGGAGGTTTTTAAGCCGGAAAGGTTCCACTGTGAGGAGTTAAAGATCCAACATGGTAAGTTTCTACCTTTTGGAATGGGTAGAAGAGGGTGTCCTGGAATGGGGCTGGCCCAACTTATACTAAGCTTGGCTTTAGGGTCATTGATTCAGTGTTTTGATTGGGAGAGAGATGAAGTAGACATGGCCGTTGACATGTCCGAAGGAAAGGGTCATACTATGCCTAAAGCTGTGCCTTTAGTTGCCAAATGCAAGTCTTCTTCAATCCTAGACAACTGCGTCATATAAATTTATGTATTTTATCGGCGGTCATTAAAGTTGCTAATAAGAACATAATGATTTTCTCTTTCTCGTTTTCTTTAAATCTCTCTTTATCCCTCTCTTTCTTTTTTCTTTCCCTCAGCATCTCCTGCAACTCATTTACATCCTTGGAGATTAGATCCAATGGTTGAAAGAATGGTAAATCCTCATCAGTGTCCACTTTCGCCCTACGAGTAAAAAAAGATAACTCAGTCTAACACCGTGTAGGAATA
Proteins encoded in this window:
- the LOC106337646 gene encoding cytochrome P450 81D1-like translates to MFHLLSFTLVLLLLIVAAYLLRAKQNLPPSPKGFPVIGHLHLLKEPVHRCLRDLSQSLGPVFSLRLGSCRAVVVTSSSAAEEFLSHENDVVFANRPVTTMYAYVLYSNTAVSVAPYGDHWRNLRRICTAEIFSPARLRDSLEIRRDEVRSLLRTIQAASSSGGGGNNFVRVELRPLLSGFTLNVIMRMVAGKRYYGEDKVRELISETFELGGFTYVGDFLPVVKLFDFDGYVKRAKKLGSKLDKFLQELLHEHRGKTEFKNTMITHLLTLQESQPEYYTDETIKGLVLVMLFAGSETTSVTLEWAMSNLLNHPDVLAKVKTELNNIVSREGRLMEESDTSTCTYLNNVISETLRLYPAAPLLIPHASSRDCKVAGYDIPRGTWLFINAWAIQRDPKVWDEPEVFKPERFHCEELKIQHGKFLPFGMGRRGCPGMGLAQLILSLALGSLIQCFDWERDEVDMAVDMSEGKGHTMPKAVPLVAKCKSSSILDNCVI
- the LOC106341037 gene encoding uncharacterized protein LOC106341037, which gives rise to MQRCQDQRIHLGELKGHIVKKIGVERSKKYFYYLSRFLCHKLAKREFDKSCFRVLGRENLSLHNQLIRSILRNATVSKSPPTVQDLARPVQSGGDGSLVPNHNNQNGPVLSNGKVEHMLQQPVCSNVGLGNGDLSRFDDQISGRYGREGEFLGPSKNLGAVNVSVSSPLVAPLGIQFCSASVGGRTVPVSTVVSCLPETEMVRKRMESIAVAHGLEGVSMECANTLNAMLDVYLKKLIKSCTDLVGARSTKQQSQNSLQDHHYSVSLLDFRTAMELNPQQLGENWPTLRERISVRSFEEQDLEV